GATAAAAATGTGAACGTCTCTACAAATGCTTAGATTCTAGAACACTAGGGAGAGTGAGTTGGGGAAACCTTGCAAATCCCATCACACGTTGCAGAAATAAATCACATATAACAATATCGTCAAGATACTCCATaaccgagaaacactaaaaaaatCACCTAACCAAACGAGCTAAACAATAGAGGATCGGAACTTCGCTTAAAACACAAAGAACTGGCCGGCGGTTACCAACGGGGTCTCAGAGGCTAAAGCGTGAGCTTCGTGGAGCGGAGGCGAACAACGACCGACTCCGAGGAAGAGCCGTGATGTCAGGGATGTGACGAAGCAGAAATGGAGACGCCTTGAGCCTCCTCGTCCTAACAGCAGACGGCAGAAGCCTCGCGAAGCAGCGAGAGGTCGGCTGGACTCCAGCGGCGGTGTTTCGAGTACCGGCTACGGATGTCGGCGGCGATGAGAGGGGAGGCTAGGGCGGAGCGCTAACGGTGCCGAGGCCGCTACCTACGCATCCTACCGTCGACAGAGGTGCAGGACGGTGCCGACGGAGGGAGTCCTGCAGCGAGAACTCTGGGACAGCAGCGGCGCTGGCTGTTGCATGTCGGCAATAGGGGCGTGAGCTTGGGTGTGGTGGTGCAGCACGGCGGGACAGCTCGTCGCGGGCCCGGAGTTGAGCAGACGACGCGGTAAGATGCGTCGACGGAGGGAGGAAGATAGAGAATTAGGGATTTTCCCTCATTTTGGGGGAAATCAAGATGGGAGGAAGGAGATTGACGGTGAAGGGAGTATATTTGGGCCACTGCCCATTTCATTTAAGTTGGGCGATCAGAAATTATTAGACATTTGGGCCTTGCCATTAATAAATTGATCTGGGCCCTATTTCTCATAATTGTTgtacaaaaataattatttcgGTGGGCCACAACTCAAAATAAATTCGGGTTTAAAGAAGAGAATTAATTCCTAAGCCACGGGAGAAAGAAACTACTAAGCCGTGTTGAAATAGTACCCAGAAAATAAATAGCTGAGAATTTCAttagtcacagaaagtattttaaaataaataagataaattGAGAATTTAGTATGCCCGCACAGTTCGGCCAAattccgaataaattaaatcgccgaTTTGATTAAAGAATCtagatttctaaattttagaaagaaagagataaaataaaagagcacacgcttaggcatgcatacatgcaagagaaataattacttaaagcctaatttaagtatattaattttgtaaaggaacgtcgtcgctcgacgagtaatcTCAGGACAAGGAGAGCACCCGTTTTGCAAGAgtttaagcaatcgaggtgggctcttctgtcttttaaagcgtgttttatgtgaaaacatgaattattttgaatgagttgtcatgtcatgttttgtttatgattacctatctgtTGTCTATGCCAAAccagtttaatcgaattcgggtcccagtagggccggaAACcttactcggactagtgtacacatagggaccgtgtgctagcgcaaggttggccggtctagtgaccgtTGGAATGTGGcaacattcccggttcacacaaatccgatatggtatatcatcagaagtttaaatgactaacagttttagtgaccgggacttgttttcagaaaaaccccgcgttcactcagcttggctgacaactaaaagagaaaatgctttcggcatgagcccactgagtgcatcaagtactcagccctgcatattgttttccttaatgtgcaggttgatcgatgtCAAAgtcgaggaggtgttgggacagaagactaaataaataggaagatagctggtgtagtatgtcttcatacatattacatctgtcttggtactcttcaaCTACGCAAATTTAGAACTTGCTtttagcaaagacaattgttccacaactactctgattcagtatgattgtaccctcaacacatttcagacaatgtttcacttgctttaagcatcttatgatgagttgagacagtttcagtaagatttagtcgcgatatagctacactttctttgactaggaagatgtggtcgtgacagatcTGTTGCTTAATTTTGAATGTATCGATATGTTGAGGTTTATGGTTCGATTTGTTGCTTAATTTTTTTCCTCCTCGCTTTGGTCGGCTTGATTAATTGATTTCGTTCCGTCAAACTGATTATGCAATTGTTGTGCATTGGCCGGCAGCCAATTTTACCACAATTTTAAGTCGCCGCCAATATGATTCGCCCGCTTCTTGAGAGGTAGTGTTCGACTTGTTAATTGTTGTGACTAATGCGTGTGATCTGCTTCTCTGAACCTATATTTCCCTCCAACAATGTTCAATTGTCTTATGTAGGTGTGATTTGTTGATCCGTGATTGCACACTGTGGTCCCTTCTACTTGTTCACCTTTTGCACGAACACTCCCTTCTGAGGTTGCATCAAGATACTCCTCTATGTTCGAGCTCTCTGTTTTGTTTGGAGTTAGTAGTGAACTCAGCTCCTGATTGCATACCGTGGTCCTTTGTAATGCTTCATTTTCGGTCTCTCCATTTTACAGTATGGAAGACGGAAGGCAACAAAAGAATAAGGAGGTCGAGGTCGCAGTAGTGATGATCGAGGACATTATCCGTGACTATCAACAAAACTACTTTGCGATTTTAAATATGGTTCGCACCATGGTAGACAATAAGGACAACAACCGGGATGATGCTACTCGTGTCTCATACAGCATGACAACCAAAATGTCGGCGCAAGTCGCACATATGAACCGGCTGACAAGGGTGACGGACGTGGACTTCATCAACAACCTTCGCATGGACCGCAATGCTTTTGGCCGTTTGTGTCGCATACTTTGTGATAGGTGTGGTGTAGAGGACCAAAGGTATGTTCGTGTGGAGGAGCAGGTTGCAATGTTCCTTACCACTCTTGTAATgttccttttttggcaaaatcTTTTTATGTTGTCCCAAtctttctcatactttactatttttcatatttattactttattttatctcttactttactctcttcactttaacctttaaaacatcaatttcttaaattttgtacCCGAAAGAAATGTCCAACTACCTGGGACTGAGGAAGTATATATGTTGTTATTTCCTTTACTTCTTAGTTCtatttactttgtttatttGATCTGTATGAGTACCCTtttagtatatatataaatgtatatatatgaatcaaaggtagtgataaaatgcaaactttatatattgtacaaacttcaaattcCTTATCATAGTgtaaatttcaagattttgatttcaacacagtgtcaatGCATTGTCAACAGATtaaatcatagtttggagttaatataatatttagagtttgcatttgattaaaTCCTTATTAACCAAATGGTTAGCAACTTTTCTTAACTTTTaagattaaaaatcaaaagatTTAACAGATGTGTTTTCAAAACTTTTTAGTATAGATGTAGATATATTAACCAAATAGTTAGAATCTTCTCTTAACTTATTAgattaaaaatcaaaagatTTAACCGATGTGTTTTCAAAATCAAACTTTGTTATTTATCGCATCCTTTTTATATAAACccatttattcttcttttaaaaattttgatttaataaATTCATTTGTGAAGTTAGGGCCAAAAAGAAAACATTGGGATAAATTTCTAAACGCTCTATATGATTGGTCATATAATCGGGCTTATATCGATGCTTTTTATACAACATCCTTTACTTGGGGAATAAGAGAATTCGCTCAATTAACATACTCCtttccgtctcataaaaatatattactatattTGTTATTTGAGATGTTccttaatactccctctgtcccacaataagggTTATACTTTgctattttggtccgtcccacaataagattCGCACTTCATTTTTACAATAAATGGTAAGCATGTctaacattccactaactcactccactcatattttattataaaaccaatataaaaaagtagaattcatattccactaactttttcaatccactattctttacattttttaaaactcgtgtcataatAAAAGTGACTCCTATtgcgggacgaagggagtatcatTCATAAAGTCTCTATTTATATGGAACAATTTGAGTGATAAGTGATACTACTAGTTTCATCCGCAATAAAAATGTCATGTTTTTATTTGATGTAACGAAATTGAAACCAGTAACGAAATTGAAATGTTGTAATTAAGATCTAAacgttcaatttaattagtaattcgtttttttagaataatacatttttcaattttgtgataTACACCGCAGGCAGTAGACTCCAAGCTAGCTAGGAAAAATCCTTACATTAATGTAAATGATCAATTATACATATTATCTGGCCTGGCTTGCGATTGCAACGGCACGTGGATTGAATCCGGCGACATCGATATCATCTGAAGGAGACTAGAATTCGAAAACGTCTCCTCCAACGCCGGTCCCCTCCTGCTACCTCCGTCCACGCAGTCCTTGGCTATATGCAGCAGCTCCCTCGCAACGTCCGCCATCCCGAGCTTGGCGTCAGCTCCGAATAGCAGACACCGCGTGGCGAGGTCCACCACTATCTGAATCTGCTCGCGCCTCGACGACGGCTGCTCGTGGTAGTAGAGGCTGGGGTCCACCATCTCCTCGATCTTCCCCTTGTGCAGAGCCGCCGTGGTGCAGTCCACCACGGCGTCCCCCGTGATGATCTCCATAAGCACCAGGCCGAGGCTGCAGACGTCGTTCCTCCTCCTCCCGCTCCCTTCGTCGTTAAGAAGATCGAAGCCGGCGAGCTTGACCGAGAAGTCGATGTCTAGGAAGATGCACGCGGAGTGGAGATCGTGGTGGAACAGGGGAGGCGAGATCTCGTTGTGGAGGAATGCGAGGGTGGATGCGGTCTGCGCGGCGACGCTGAGCCTCTTGTGCCAGTGGAAAGGCACGTTCTCGTATCTGGCGCGGCGCAGGTGGTCCATCAGGGTTCCGTTTTGGGGGTAGTCGTAGACGACGAGGGGCGTGGAGCCGGCGTTGATGGACCATCCGATCACGCGCGCCATGTTTCTGTGGGAAACAGCGGAGAGTCTCTCGAGCCTGAGCATGATCTGGATGAGGTTGCTATCAGTGTCACAATAGTCGACTTTCTGCACTGCGACGCGCGATCCTCCTCCTACGACTCCGTGGTAGAGTGTGGAGGGGGAAGTGCTGTCGACTATCTTCTGACTGTCTCCGAATCCCCTGGTTGCCTCCTCTAGTTCGTGGTATGTGAACAGCCTGGCCTTGTGAGAGGAGATGTTGGCATGGAAATGTGGCTGCTCCGTGATTAATTTATCCGATCTGATGCGGCGTTTCATCAGAAAAAGTGCCGTTAACGACACGACAGACAGAGTTGAGGTCAGTACCCCTGCATCAATCATAACATATTCAAATTGGTGTCAGCATTTATTCATGCTTATCTAAAACTGTTTCGTTTCTAGGAATACAATAATCATACCTGCTAAAATGAGTGCCTTTTTTCTACCATGTTTAACCTGATAGCACTCACTTCCGTCAACTTCCTTTCCACCCTTGAAGCAGGCTGCCGgattatgaatgatgatgaaCAAACATTTTAGATCATTTTTTGTCATATAACTATAAGATAGATGAGTTATCTACTACCCTAAAGATAAAATTGATGCATGGCTTACATTTGAGGCATCCGATTCCGGAAGGGAAGCCGTCGCCGGAGAATCCATCAGCGCATTGGCATCTGAAACCGTTAGCAACGGAGGTAGCATTGACGACATTGGCGTTGGGGGCACAGGCGGCGTGGGTCGAGTTTCTGGGAACAGCCCATTCGAGCTTAACACCGCGCATTCCGGTGCTGCTGCCGGGAATAACAACCCAAGAGGAGAATCCCCTGCAGCCGTATTTGGAGAAAGCGGTGAGGCTATCGCCGGGGCGCCGGGAGGTGCGGTCGGAGAGGGGATAGCAGCAGGAGGGGTAGCCGGCGGGGCGGCCATCGCAGGAAGGCATGAGAGAGGTCCTCTGGCAGTCGGGTTTGCAGAGGGAGGAATCTTCGCAGTCGTACAAATCGAGGATGTTGTCGGAGGAGATGGCGAAGTACTGATCGGCGGCGAAGGAGAAGGACCTGAGGTCGTTGTAATGGCGGCAGAGGGTGGTGTTGGGGAAGTCGAGGAGGAGGCCGTCGGGGAAGAAGCGGAGGATCCGGTAGGAGCGAGAGGCGATGGTGaggaagagagaggaggagttgatgcaggagAGGCGGAAAGCGTCATGGAGTGGAGGGGTGGCGTTGAGGTAGAAGGGGAAAGGTATGTGGAAGGTGCCGCATTGAGAGGCAGCGAGAATTACTGGAGTGtagaggaggaagagagagaagagCCACGGCGACATGGCATCGGTGAAATGGAGGAAAGGGAAATGGAAAGAAGATGAAAGAAAGGGAAATGGAGAAAAGGGTGTTGTTGGAGTGAGGGAAGAGAAGACGGTTGGTCTGCGGAATGGGACGCATCCGTACCTATGCAATTGTGCTATTCCCGTGCGTCGCGGAACTTGGGACTTGGAAACACGCCCACCAATTCCATTTTCTCCTCTCTCTATTATACGCTTACTATACTAGTACTCCTTACGAATCACTTTTTAATAGTACACTCTTAACATTTGTAAATTGTAAGCTACTCATTTTGTTTAGAGTAGatataaatttacataaattggagtatatataaaattagatattttaggcattttatatttaaatatacttataatgattcataaatttaatatagtctCTCCGTCTAGAAAGTATAAATTATTTCCTTAATAGTTCATCCTTAAAAAAATTCTATGaacttttaaattttagaataaTTAAGTGAAACATTACCcctatacattatttatttgcaacttataccattacactagctcactctccactaacactatttacaCTACcatttatttctctctcttttactttatcaattatatactctttaaaactcatgccgaactaagagcatccacaatggcggcaagcggaccggctagccgatctccggcgctcgccgaaccattgtaaccggcgagcgccatttcggtaaccggcgagcgccatttcggcgaaaaaatcggcgagcgcatgcTGATCCgcgagcgctggccgatgcgctcgccggtccgctcaccgccattgcaggctccggaccggcgagcgatcggccagcgaaattttctttttttttttaaattttcgaaacactatatatatgcgctttgcacgtcattttcattcacaccacttgttttaacgagtactctctctatcttaatttctgtacaagatcaacaacgtgaaatggagaacaacaacgaaggtactataatgacgagcgggtctcaaactcccccggtacccgtgggaggtggatggggtccgatgcccgggtactacaacatgtacccgtggcagcagatgatgtccgggatggcagccggggggagtatgccggggggttaccggcgatgccggggtgggcacccgatatgcagatgatgccggggtgggcagccgagatgcagatgatgccggggggagGGTACCGgtgacgcaggggacgccgggggggaaaccgtctatcgccccagttttgatttttcgactgcttcttcgcacacatcgaccccaacggaggcgcagttcacgcaatatgagactttctccttagaggagttaggctttgatcttctcggtgttcaggaaactcccgttcaaacgggtgGAGTAGGGCCGGGTCAGGGCCctccaaagaagaagggcaagagggtcggcgagtcgtcgcagccaggtgaggacgactgctcggtacggaggaagtggacggatccggagaacgtcgcgctgtccaaggcgtgggtgagtgtttgcgatgatcctaTCACTTCGAATAATCAGAgaatcgtcaacatgtgggccaaaatagcagcagcctacaaggcattttgctcGGAAGGGAGGCCGCGCAatggggaggagtgccggaatgCGTGGTACCGAATCAGGGCTGAGGTCTCCCGATTTTAgggcttgtacgccaacgccctccgcatgcagagcagtggccaaacggaggatgactccaggaggatagcggagaaagccttcccccagcccggattgtataaggagttcacctactggaactgctatgaggtgttgaacgactccgagaattctgggcaggtgtcgacgctggctggccgaagaagcaacgactgaactataccggtgattacagtgGGAGCAGCGGCGTTTCCaacgacctccccgagggtgCTCAGAAGCTCCCTTCCCCTccatcgttcgctcgccgaactcgcccagttggtcaaaggcgggcgcaacgggaggcgaggggggcgCCGGGGGATctcaggaggtccagtcggcatccccccttggccagtcgacagaggatctcaaattcttcgcgcgtcaacaaacgcgtgctcagatggtcaagatctTAGCCGATTGGAAGGCGGCagaggaccccgaggagaagagtttttttcacgcattgctcgtgagcatgcgtgacgatttgaagGCTACCGCGGCACGGGGGGTTACAGGGTGGCGACagagacgaggagtgaggcaGAGGTCTGGATTTTtttgaacaataatgtaattttttttaaattaatgtagtttttttttaatgtacttttttttaatttaaataatattattgaattttcccgtatctgtgtcgtaaatttaattccgtattttgtgtgattgtcaattatttgttttatataattttgagtgatgtggctaggctattgctgggctatttgcttgtcctgataatgtggcaggaggagtttgtggctgggctatggctgagctattcttattgtggatgccCAAAGAGCATTCGCAATAGCGGACTAAAGGTAGGACTAGCGGTTAAAGCGTGGGGATATCAGTCCACAATAGCGGACTAacgcgacggacgtcccgaagTATGACGAGCACTCATCCACGCCCTAACTATTAGTCCTACCTTTAGTCcgtgatgcactatttattagcactaaaaatacctgcaagcatacagggtagatctagtatagctaaaggtcagtaccggatatcgaacacagggaataagattgcaactgactaccatatactaagcgtcatatactatctagagacacgtgatttttgggtagattaattaaactagactgaaggaaataaacaaaaaaacggaaaacataaaaagaaataatacaaagcaggcataagaatgtagaattttaggatccaacaACACAATtgacttccttgaattacggtctccagagctattaagtcgatcacaattatagattaaaccccctcccgaggtgagaaacctgtagattaggtgataggattgaagtccccttctaacccttaaacccctaactcctaaaagcatataagatcaaagacctcactcaaaacctcaactttcccgagttctattgaattaaggtgtgaattatccctttttccaagtcaattattcgtctcccgagtactctaatca
This genomic interval from Salvia splendens isolate huo1 chromosome 13, SspV2, whole genome shotgun sequence contains the following:
- the LOC121760239 gene encoding uncharacterized protein LOC121760239 translates to MIRPLLERCDLLIRDCTLWSLLLVHLLHEHSLLSMEDGRQQKNKEVEVAVVMIEDIIRDYQQNYFAILNMVRTMVDNKDNNRDDATRVSYSMTTKMSAQVAHMNRLTRVTDVDFINNLRMDRNAFGRLCRILCDRCGVEDQRYVRVEEQVAMFLTTLVMFLFWQNLFMLSQSFSYFTIFHIYYFILSLTLLSSL
- the LOC121761088 gene encoding probably inactive receptor-like protein kinase At2g46850; this translates as MSPWLFSLFLLYTPVILAASQCGTFHIPFPFYLNATPPLHDAFRLSCINSSSLFLTIASRSYRILRFFPDGLLLDFPNTTLCRHYNDLRSFSFAADQYFAISSDNILDLYDCEDSSLCKPDCQRTSLMPSCDGRPAGYPSCCYPLSDRTSRRPGDSLTAFSKYGCRGFSSWVVIPGSSTGMRGVKLEWAVPRNSTHAACAPNANVVNATSVANGFRCQCADGFSGDGFPSGIGCLKSCFKGGKEVDGSECYQVKHGRKKALILAGVLTSTLSVVSLTALFLMKRRIRSDKLITEQPHFHANISSHKARLFTYHELEEATRGFGDSQKIVDSTSPSTLYHGVVGGGSRVAVQKVDYCDTDSNLIQIMLRLERLSAVSHRNMARVIGWSINAGSTPLVVYDYPQNGTLMDHLRRARYENVPFHWHKRLSVAAQTASTLAFLHNEISPPLFHHDLHSACIFLDIDFSVKLAGFDLLNDEGSGRRRNDVCSLGLVLMEIITGDAVVDCTTAALHKGKIEEMVDPSLYYHEQPSSRREQIQIVVDLATRCLLFGADAKLGMADVARELLHIAKDCVDGGSRRGPALEETFSNSSLLQMISMSPDSIHVPLQSQARPDNMYN